In the Sandaracinaceae bacterium genome, GAAGTCCTGGCTTGTCTGAAGCGCCGCGTGCGGCGTTGCTCCTCCTCCCCGATGCGACAGCATCGACTCGTCGTCGCGCCTTGCTCGCGCCCCTTCATCCTGCGCCATCCCCTTGCGCCCATCCTGCATCACGCTCTGGCCCGCGAGCGCGATCGCCGCGGCCGCCCGAGCGCCGAAAGCTCACGCTTGAGCTTGGCGCGTTCCTGTGGTTTTCTCGTGTCCTTCTGGCGCTCTAGCCGACTCCGCGAGGTTCCTGGTGACGAAAGCTGAAATCATCGACGCCGTGTACGAGAAGGTCGGCGGGTTCTCGAAGAAAGAAGCCGCCGAGGTCGTGGAGGCGATGTTCGACACCATGAAAGAGGTGCTCGCCGAGGGGGAGAAGATCAAGATCTCCGGCTTCGGGAACTTCGTCGTGCGCGACAAGAGCCAGCGCTGGGGGCGCAACCCGCAGACCGGCGAGCCCATCCCGATCAGCGCGCGCAGCGTGCTGACGTTCAAGCCGAGCCAGGTCTTGAAGACCGCCCTCAACCCGCACCGTGAAGCGTCGAGCGATCTGGACGACCAGGACGAAGACGACGACCGCGCCGGCGACGCCGAGCAGGGCTGATGACGCGTGGTGCGGCGGCGCCCCAGTCTGCCTGATCGCCTCTTCTTCAAGATTGGAGAGGTCGCGGAGATGGTCGGCGTGAAGACGCACGTGCTGCGCTACTGGGAGGGCGAGTTCGACCAGCTGCGACCCAAGAAGACCCGCGGCGCCCATCGGCACTTCACGCGCGCCGACGTGGACATGGCGATGCAGATTCGCCGCTTGCTGCACGACGAGGGCTACACGGTGGCCGGCGCCAAGCTGCGCCTCGCCGAGCTGGAGGACCGCGCGACGCCCGCGCCCCGTCGTGAGGTGGCTCTCCGCGCCGAGCTGCTGGGCCTGCGGGCGGACCTCGTGAAGGCGCTCGCACGCCTCGACCGACTCATCGCGCCGCCGCCGCCGGTGCCCGACACCGAGGTGCGGGTGGAGGCCGTGGTGCCTGCGATGGCGCGGCTCCGTCAGCCCACGCGCACGCGCGCATGAGCGCGACGTTTAGTGGAAAAAGGCATTGCCAATCCAGCGGCTTGCAGTATCTTCCGCGTCCCTCACCCCACCATCCAGAACGCCGTTGTCGGGGCGTAGCGCAGCTTGGTAGCGCACTATACTGGGGGTGTAGGGGTCGCTGGTTCGAATCCAGTCGCCCCGACTAGAAAGCCCGCAAGCACTCGTGCTGCGGGCTTTCGCCTTTGTGTCGGAAGTCAGCGACCACCTCGGGGAGACTTCGCGGTATCGTGGGCGTGGATGGCCAACGAGTCTGGACGACCGCGCGCCCGCACCACGCTGGACTATTGGCCAGTCGTCGTGAACGTCATCGAGAACGGCCATGACCTCTCCGAGATAGAAGACGTGCTCGCGGTGAACGAAGTCGCGCTCTCACGTGGGCCGCAGTTCGTCACCATCCGCGACTTCCGCACGCACAACCAGCAGGTCACCGCGCTGCAGCGCAAGCGCCTCGCGCAGTGGCAGGACGACAACTGGAAGCTCATCCAAGCGCGCTGCTTGGGGGTGGCCAACATCATGCCGTCGCCAGTGGTGCGCGGCGTCCTGCGGGCGGTGTTCTGGATGTCCACGCCTCCCACGCGGGAGGAGGTCTTCGACACCACCGAGCAGGCCGTGGCCGCAGCCTACCGCTGGGCCAAGGAGGCCAACCTGCTCATCCCCTCTGGCTTCACCCCCGAGCGCCTGACTGCCGACCTCTTGGCCAACAAGATCTGAGCGCTCGGGTTCAGGTCCTCACTCGGCGGGCGGGAGGAACTTCTTCATCTTCTGCGCGAGCGGGATCTTGCCCTTCACCTTCATCTTGCGCGTCATGTACGCCTTGGCGCCGTCCAGCTCGCCGTTGCCCATCTGAAGGAAGTGCTCGCCCTTCATGGTGATGGTCACGGAGGGGTTCGGGTGCTCGCCGGCGGTCACGGGACCGAGCACGCCGTCCTCCACCGAGAAGTGGAACTGACCGGAGTTGTCGCCCGAGAAGTCGTACTGGATGACGCAGCTCACGCCCTTGGCTTCGCTGGAAATGAAGCGCTCGCCGAGGCGCTCGAAGTACTCACTGATGCTCGAAACCTTATTCATTGCCAGCCTCCAAAGGGGGTACTGAGGTGTACGGAGACCGAAGATATACAGCGTAGACCTGAGGCTCGCCAGCCCAAAGTGAAACCTGTTCTATTTTGCGCGAGCCGCCCGCAGACCCTGTCTCATGCGGCCAGCGCCCCCTGCGCCACGCTGTAGTGCCCCGCGGCCAGCGCCCGCGCCGTCTCGGCGGGTGTCTTTGGCTGGCGCGCACACCACTCGAGGTACGCCAGGAACGAGATGTCCGGGTCGCTCACCTGATGGGCGGGCATCGGGAAGTCTCCCTGCACGGCACGCTCGAGCGCCGTGAGCAGGTTCTCGTGGTAGCCCTCGTACACGGTGAGGTCGCGCATCCACTCGGCGCGCGGGTCCCTGCCGTCCACCACGTCGCGCGCGCGCCGCAGTGCCTCCTCGAGCTTGCCCGGGTGCACCGACAACATCTGTAGGTCGTAGACGAACTGCACGCCGTCATGGTGCGCCCCGAGCAGGTGGCAGATCACACGCTCGGGCGAGCTCAGCAACCCCGAGAAGTCCAGCGGCGCGACCGCCTTCTCGCGCAGCAAGAACGGGAAGCGCAGCGGCCGCGACTCGAGCAACCGGGCGCGCAGGCTGGGCCGCACGGGGTGCGTGGCGCTGGTGCCGATGCTCTCGGGCCGGAACACCACGCGGTGCCACATGCGCAGCACTCCCAGCGAGATCTGCCAAGCGTTGGGGACATCCGTCACCAAGCCAGCGCGGCGAATCTGGTCCAGCCGCTCTTCCACGACGTCGGGGCGAAACAAGATGGGGTAGAGCAGGGTGCGGTCGAGGTTCATGGGGCAATCTCCAGGGAGAGAGGGGCGGGCCGCGCCACGAGGCGCGCGACGTTGGCGCGGTCACGCTGCGCGAGCGCATCCAGCAGCGGCTCGATCGCGCTCGGCGATGGCGCCGCGAGCCATGCGCGCAGCAGGCCGTAGCCCACCACGTTGGTCTCGGGGGCTGCGTAGAGCTGCTGCTCGAGCTCCGGCAGCGCGGCGAGTGCATCCAGCACGGGGTTGAAGGCCAGCCGCAGCACGCGGTTGCCCGCGGCGTCCAGCAGCGCGCGCACCACGTCCATGTCCAACGCCGAGAGCGTGTGCGGGTCCGAGTTGCCCGCCTGCACGGCCTCTGCGAAGGCGTCTAGGGCAACCGAAACGGGGCTGACGTCCGGGCGGCGCGCCGCGATCTCGAGCAGCACGGCCCGCGCCAGGTGGCGCCGGGCGGCCAGCATGTCCGTGACCCAGCCCGCCAGCTCGGTGCGGGAGCGCCCACGCGCCACGGACAGCACGCTGGGCAGCAGCGTGGGCCCCGACTCGCGCTGGAAGTCTTGCACCTCGTAGCCGCGCCCCTGGCGCACCGACAAGAGCCCCTCCGAGCGGAGCTGCGCGAGCGCACTGCGCACCGTGACCCGGTTGACGCCGAACTGGGCGGCGAGGTCGCGCTCTGGCGGCAGGCGCGCCCCCACGGTGAGGGCCCCATTCAAGATGCGCCCGCGCAGCTGCTCGGCGCACAGGTCCACAGCGGAAGCCTGCGTCAGGGTGTCGAACGGGGTGTCGTGGGCAGAAGATGGCATTGGTTGAATGGTCCGACCAATTTACGCGACTCGCCTGTCAGGGTCAATGGAGAACTTCGCCACGCTGGCAATCACGGGAGATAGCCGTACGCTCACGGCTCTCCGCGTGTCTGCCCGCGGGCCCCCCACGATGACGCGCGACACCGACCGCCCCCTGATCCTGGTCTCGAACGACGACGGCGTGAACGCGCTCGGGAACGTGGCGCTGCGCCGTGCCCTGGCCCGCATCGCCGAGGTGTACACCGTGGCGCCGGAGTACGAGCAGAGCGCGAAGAGCCACTCCATCTCGCTGCACGTACCGCTGCGCTTCCGCACGGTGGAGCCCCGCGTGCACGCCGTGGACGGCACACCCGCCGACTGCGTGTACGTGGCGCTCTTCATGGAGTCGCTGCTGCCTCGCAAGCCGGACCTGGTGGTGAGCGGCATCAACCACGGGGCCAACTTGGGCACCGACGTGCACTACTCCGGCACCGTGGCGGCGGCGCGCGAGGCGGCGCTGCGCGGCATCCCAGCCATCGCGTTCTCCAACCTGCATCACGGCAACATGGAGGCCATGGCCGAGGTGGCTACGCAGCTGTGTGAGCGCATGCTGGCGTCGCTGCACGGCCGCGTGTCCACCGACGCCGAGGGCAACGCGCCGCTCATCAACGTGAACTTCCCGGACCGCCCGGAGCCGCGTGGCATCGTGGCGGCGTCGCTCGGGCAGCGGCACTACGCCGAGGGCGTGGACCTGCGCGACGACCCGCGCGGGCGCCCCTACTTCTGGATCGGCGGCGCCGGCGGCGTGCACCACCCCGAGATGCCTGGCTCCGACACCGAGGCGGTGGACGGCGGCTTCGTCAGCGTCTCGCCGCTCTCGCTGCGCGTCACCGACACCACTCAGCTCGGGCTCGCCGCCTTCGTGGCGGGGCCCTCGGAGGATCACTCATGAGTCAGCAAGACCAGCCGGACCAACGCATCGCTCTCGTGGCAGGGCTCATCCGCGAGGTGCCGGATTTCCCGAAGCCCGGCATCCTCTTCAAGGACATCACCCCGCTGCTCGCCAGCGCGGAGGGTTTCCACGCGTGCACTACCCTCATGCGCGAGTCCGTGGCCGACCTGGCACCCGACACCATCGTGGGCGTGGAGGCGCGCGGCTTCTTGTTCGGCGTGGCGCTGGCCACCCAGCTCAGCCTGGGCTTCGTGCCCGTGCGCAAGCCCGGGAAGCTGCCGGCCGAGACGCTCTCGGTGTCCTACGAGCTCGAGTACGGCAGCGACTCGCTCGAGATCCACCGGGACGCGCTGCGCCCGGGCGCCCGCGTGGTGATCGTGGACGACCTGCTCGCCACGGGCGGCACGGCGGCGGCCACGGCCGAGCTGGTGCGCAAGGCAGGGGGCCAGGTGGTGGGCTTCGCGGTGGTCATCGACCTGGCGTTCCTGGGCGGCGCGGCCAAGCTGGATGCGCCCGTGCGAGCGATTCTGACGTACACGTGAAGGGTTTTCGCACGACCCTGACCGTTCGGTAGACAAACTCTGACCATGTGGTAGAGAGAGGGCGCCACTCTCTCGGTGGACGACACGAGACGCGACGGGCACGCCCGCGCTTACTTGGAGACCCCCACATGCCGCAGTACAAAGCCCCGCTTCGGGACACGCGCTTTCTCATCAACGACGTCCTCGACTACCCCGGCCACTACGCCCAGCTGCCGAACGGGAAAGAGGCCACCCCCGACGTGGTCGACAGCATCCTCGAACACTGCGCCGCGTTCTGCGAAGGCGTGCTCGCGCCGCTCTATCAGTCTGGCGACAAGGAGGGCTGCAAGCTCGAGAACGGCGTGGTCACCACGCCGAAGGGCTACAAGGCGGCCTACGACCAGTTCGTGGAGGGCGGCTGGCAGGGGCTCTCACACCCCGAGATCTACGGCGGCCAGGGCATGCCCATGTCGCTCGGCGTCTTCAAGGCCGAGATGATGGGCACCGCCAACTGGGCGTTCAATATGTACCCAGGCCTGAGCCTGGGCGCGATGAACACCATCATGCTGCACGGCACCGAGGAGCAGCGCATGGCGTACATGCCGCCGCTCACCGAGGGGCGCTGGATGGGCACCATGTGCCTGACCGAGCCGCAGTGCGGCACCGACCTCGGCCAGGTGAGCAGCAAGGCCGTGCCGCGCGGCGACGGCAGCTACGATGTGACCGGCACCAAGATCTTCATCTCGGCCGGTGACCACGACCTCTGCGAGAACATCGTGCACGTGGTGCTGGCGCGCATCCCGGGCGCGCCCGCGGGCACGCGCGGCATCTCGCTGTTCATCATCCCCAAGTTCCTGCCCAGCGCGGACGGCGGGAAGGGCGACTTCAACAACGTGGTGTGCAGCGGCATCGAGCACAAGATGGGCATCAAGGCCTCGGCCACCTGCACCATCGAGTTCGAGGGCTCGCGCGCGTTCATGCTGGGGCCCGAGAACAAGGGCCTCGAGTGCATGTTCACGTTCATGAACACGGCGCGCATCGGCACGGCCCTACAGGGCGTGTGCGCCACCGAGCTGTCGTATCAGGGCGCGCTGGCGTACTCGAAGGACCGCCGCTCCATGCGCGCGCTGTCGGGCAAGAAGGAGCCCGACAAGGTGGCCGACGCCATCCACCACCACGCCGACGTACGGCGCATGCTGCTGACCATGAAGGCCGTGTCCGAGGGTGGCCGCGCCATGCTCTATCACGCCGCCAAGATGGCCGACTTCATGACGGTGGCCGTGGAGCAGGGCAACGACAAGGAGCGCGAGCTGTGGGACGAGCGGCTGGGCTTCTACACGCCCATCCTCAAGGGCTTCCTCACGGAGCTGGGCTACGAGTGCACCAACATGGGCGTGCAGGTCTTCGGCGGGCACGGCTACATCGGTGAGCACGGCATGGAGCAGATCGTGCGCGACACGAAGATCGCCACGCTCTACGAGGGCACCACGGGCATCCAGGCGCTGGACCTCCTGGGCCGCAAGGTGCTCATCGCCAGCAAGGGCAAGGCCATCGCCGAGTACACCGGCGAGATCATGAAGTTCTGCGGCGAGCACGCCACGAACCCGAAGATGCGGCCGTTCATCGTGTCGCTGGGCAAGGTGTGCGCGCAGTGGAACTACCTCACCGTTCGGCTCGCGCTGGGCGCTCGCAAGGACCGCGACGTGGTGGCCGCCAACGCCGTGGACTTCCTGATGTACTCCGGCTACGCGATGATGGCGTTCTTCTGGGCCAAGATGGTGGCCGCAGCCTTTGCCAAGCTCGCGAGCGGCGATGGCGTGGAGACGCCCGAGTTCTACCGGGCCAAGATCCAGACCGGCGAGTTCTACTTCGACCGCGTCCTGCCGCGCAGCAAGGCGCACGCCGGGTCCATCTTGTCGCCCATCAAGAGCACCATGCAGATGCCCATCGAGGCGTTCTCCGAGCGCTGAACCGGGCGTCCGTCCACGCCGCCGCGCCCCGTGAACAGGGCCTTGCGCTATCCGCCGCTCCGAGCATGATGGGCGGATGGTGCAGGGCTCTGATCACTTCGACGGTCGCCGCTTCCTGAACACGGACGTGAAGGGCAGGCGCCACAGCAGCAGCGCCGACGCCATCAAGTGGTTCGTCACGCGCAAGCGCCCCAAGGTCACGCCCATCGTCAGCGAGCCGGGGCCCGCGCCGGCGCAGCGCGTTCACGGGCGTGAGGTGCGGGTCACGTGGGTGGGCCACGCCACCGCGCTCATTCAGCACGACGGGCTCAACATGCTGACGGACCCCATCTGGGAGCCGCGCTGCAGCCCGTTCCGGTTCATGGGGCCCAAGCGCTTTCGCGCGCCCGGCATCCGCTTCGAGGACCTGCCGCCCATCGACGTGGTGCTGCTGAGCCACGACCACTACGACCACCTGTGCGTGCGCACGTTGAAGCGCTTGCAGGCGCACTCGGCGCCGCAGATCGTCACGGGGTTGCGGGTGGGCGAGGTGCTCGCGCGCAACGGCATCGGCAACGTGCACGAGCTGGACTGGTGGGACTCGGTGGAGGTGGCGCCCGGGGTGGTGGTGGTGTTCACGCCGGCCAAGCACTTCTCGGGGCGCTCGCCGTTCGACCTGGACCGCCGGCTGTGGGGCGGTCTCTACGTGCACGCACCGGCCGGAGGCATCTACTACGCCGGAGACTCGGGCTACTGCACACACTTCCGCGACATCCGCGAGCGGCTCGGCAGCCCCCGTGTGGCGCTGCTTCCCATCGGCGCGTTCGAGCCGCGCTGGTTCATGTCGCCGGTGCACATGGACCCGGCCCAGGCGGTTCAGGCGCACTTGGACTTGGGCGCCGTCACGTCGGTGGCAGTGCACTACGGCAGCTTCGCGCTGGCCGACGACGAGCAAGGCCAGCCCGAGCGCGAGCTCACCGCGGCCCTGCGCGCGCAGCGTGTGCCCGAGTCGCGCTTCCGCATGCTCCCGCACGGTGACGCCGTGGGCCTCCCGCGCGGCGTGGCGGAGCTCGGCGTGGATGCCGTGGCGTAGCCAGACGCTCTCCGGGTCGGTGCTGCTCGGGGCGCTGATGGCGGCTGGCTGCGTGGAGCCGGTGCCGCCGCGCGACCCGGCGGACTACCTGCGCGTGGGCGTGGACCCGCGCGAGGAGGCTGCCCACCTGGCGCGTGCCTTCGAGGACGACGGCTACCGCGTGCGTCGTCTGGTGAACGCGGACAGGGTGGCCATGCTGGACGCCGTTGGCCCCGAGGGGCAGAGCGCGCTGCGGGTGGTGACGCACGTGGGCGTGGCGCTGGGCATCGACGTGCCGGACCGAGGCTTCCCCACGCGGGAGCGCGTGCGTGGGCTGCCGGCGCCGCTCTCGGGGGGGGACCTGGACGGTGACGGCGCCATCGAGCTGCTGATCGCGGTGGTGGAC is a window encoding:
- a CDS encoding integration host factor subunit alpha — its product is MTKAEIIDAVYEKVGGFSKKEAAEVVEAMFDTMKEVLAEGEKIKISGFGNFVVRDKSQRWGRNPQTGEPIPISARSVLTFKPSQVLKTALNPHREASSDLDDQDEDDDRAGDAEQG
- a CDS encoding MerR family transcriptional regulator, coding for MVGVKTHVLRYWEGEFDQLRPKKTRGAHRHFTRADVDMAMQIRRLLHDEGYTVAGAKLRLAELEDRATPAPRREVALRAELLGLRADLVKALARLDRLIAPPPPVPDTEVRVEAVVPAMARLRQPTRTRA
- a CDS encoding SCP2 sterol-binding domain-containing protein, producing MNKVSSISEYFERLGERFISSEAKGVSCVIQYDFSGDNSGQFHFSVEDGVLGPVTAGEHPNPSVTITMKGEHFLQMGNGELDGAKAYMTRKMKVKGKIPLAQKMKKFLPPAE
- the surE gene encoding 5'/3'-nucleotidase SurE is translated as MTRDTDRPLILVSNDDGVNALGNVALRRALARIAEVYTVAPEYEQSAKSHSISLHVPLRFRTVEPRVHAVDGTPADCVYVALFMESLLPRKPDLVVSGINHGANLGTDVHYSGTVAAAREAALRGIPAIAFSNLHHGNMEAMAEVATQLCERMLASLHGRVSTDAEGNAPLINVNFPDRPEPRGIVAASLGQRHYAEGVDLRDDPRGRPYFWIGGAGGVHHPEMPGSDTEAVDGGFVSVSPLSLRVTDTTQLGLAAFVAGPSEDHS
- a CDS encoding adenine phosphoribosyltransferase, which gives rise to MSQQDQPDQRIALVAGLIREVPDFPKPGILFKDITPLLASAEGFHACTTLMRESVADLAPDTIVGVEARGFLFGVALATQLSLGFVPVRKPGKLPAETLSVSYELEYGSDSLEIHRDALRPGARVVIVDDLLATGGTAAATAELVRKAGGQVVGFAVVIDLAFLGGAAKLDAPVRAILTYT
- a CDS encoding acyl-CoA dehydrogenase C-terminal domain-containing protein: MPQYKAPLRDTRFLINDVLDYPGHYAQLPNGKEATPDVVDSILEHCAAFCEGVLAPLYQSGDKEGCKLENGVVTTPKGYKAAYDQFVEGGWQGLSHPEIYGGQGMPMSLGVFKAEMMGTANWAFNMYPGLSLGAMNTIMLHGTEEQRMAYMPPLTEGRWMGTMCLTEPQCGTDLGQVSSKAVPRGDGSYDVTGTKIFISAGDHDLCENIVHVVLARIPGAPAGTRGISLFIIPKFLPSADGGKGDFNNVVCSGIEHKMGIKASATCTIEFEGSRAFMLGPENKGLECMFTFMNTARIGTALQGVCATELSYQGALAYSKDRRSMRALSGKKEPDKVADAIHHHADVRRMLLTMKAVSEGGRAMLYHAAKMADFMTVAVEQGNDKERELWDERLGFYTPILKGFLTELGYECTNMGVQVFGGHGYIGEHGMEQIVRDTKIATLYEGTTGIQALDLLGRKVLIASKGKAIAEYTGEIMKFCGEHATNPKMRPFIVSLGKVCAQWNYLTVRLALGARKDRDVVAANAVDFLMYSGYAMMAFFWAKMVAAAFAKLASGDGVETPEFYRAKIQTGEFYFDRVLPRSKAHAGSILSPIKSTMQMPIEAFSER
- a CDS encoding MBL fold metallo-hydrolase, with amino-acid sequence MVQGSDHFDGRRFLNTDVKGRRHSSSADAIKWFVTRKRPKVTPIVSEPGPAPAQRVHGREVRVTWVGHATALIQHDGLNMLTDPIWEPRCSPFRFMGPKRFRAPGIRFEDLPPIDVVLLSHDHYDHLCVRTLKRLQAHSAPQIVTGLRVGEVLARNGIGNVHELDWWDSVEVAPGVVVVFTPAKHFSGRSPFDLDRRLWGGLYVHAPAGGIYYAGDSGYCTHFRDIRERLGSPRVALLPIGAFEPRWFMSPVHMDPAQAVQAHLDLGAVTSVAVHYGSFALADDEQGQPERELTAALRAQRVPESRFRMLPHGDAVGLPRGVAELGVDAVA